CGTGGAATACAAGCCCCTGGACTGGTGGAGCCTGCGTGCCGGTTTCTGGTACGAGACCCCGGTCATCAACGAAGACCATTCCGACTTCATGGTGCCGTCCAACGGCCGCACGGCCCTGACCCTGGGCACGGGCGTGGAATGGAACGATTTCACCATCGACTTCGCCTACTGTCACATGTGGATCAATCCCACCAGCTATGACGATACGGACGGACATGGCATCCTCGACAGCGGCTATATCACAGGCGGCAACTCCAAGAACACCGTGGCCAACATCTATATGCTGAGCTTCGGATACAAGTTCTAGTTCCCTTTCCTGGCAGATCTTCGGGCGCCGTCCGCGGGGCGGCGCCTTTTTTTGTGTCCGCGGCACAGACCATTTGACCGGCAGCTAGAAAGTCTCTATAGTCCCGTTTGAGAAAGTCTAAACTTTACCCGCCTGAACAGGCCCTGCTCTGCAGGAAACATCTCTTTGGAGGAGAGCAATGAAACGCACCATCCTTGCACTGGCCCTGCTGATGGCTCTGGTCCTGCCCGGCATGGCCAAGGCCGAAGGTACCGGCATGTACCTGGCTCCCAAGTTCCTGATGACCATTCAGGAAACCGGCACCATCGAACGCTCCGGAATGGGCGGCGTGGACGAATACTCCCAGTTCACCCTGGGCGGCGCCCTGGCGGCCGGTTACGACTTCTGGCCCCAGTATCTGGTGCCCCTGCGTGTGGAACTGGAATACGCCCTGCGCGGCAACAGCGAAAAAAGCTGGGGCAGCAACTGGGGCAGCGTGGACTGCACCTGGAACAGCTCCACCCTGTTCGCCAACCTCTACTATGATTTCCGCAATGACAGCGCCTTCGTGCCTTACATCGGCGCCGGTATCGGCCTGTCCTTCAACTACCTGGGCTTTGACCTGCACCGTGACGGCAGCGCCGTTTCCCGTGATGAAAGCACCACCAACTTCGCCTGGAACGTGGGCGCCGGTGTGGCGTACAACGTGAACGATGCCCTGTACATCGACGCCGCCTACCGTTATGTGGACCTGGGCTACACCGAAGCCAGCGGTGCCCTGAACGGCGATCAGATCAAGGTGGGCAGCCGTCCTTACAACCACGAATTCATGCTGGGCCTGCGCTTCGCCTTCTAGGGCGCATCACCCGCGAAACAAAAAAGGCCGCTTCCCCGGGAGCGGCCTTTTTTGTTCCGCTTCGCTCTTAATAATAGTAAAAAAGTATTATTGGGCATCCGGGACGAAAGGGAGCAGGGA
This is a stretch of genomic DNA from Desulfovibrio piger. It encodes these proteins:
- a CDS encoding outer membrane protein, which gives rise to MKRTILALALLMALVLPGMAKAEGTGMYLAPKFLMTIQETGTIERSGMGGVDEYSQFTLGGALAAGYDFWPQYLVPLRVELEYALRGNSEKSWGSNWGSVDCTWNSSTLFANLYYDFRNDSAFVPYIGAGIGLSFNYLGFDLHRDGSAVSRDESTTNFAWNVGAGVAYNVNDALYIDAAYRYVDLGYTEASGALNGDQIKVGSRPYNHEFMLGLRFAF